A segment of the Kiloniellales bacterium genome:
GTCTCGGGCTCAAGGACTTCCGCGGGGTCTTCGTCTTTACAACCCGCGAGGCCCTGAACCGCTTCGTCGAGTACGGCTGGGACGCCGGCGCCCAGGCCGACGCCGCGGCCAAGAGCAGCGACAAGGGCGGCGCCTTCGCCGGGGCGATCAGCGTCGCGCCGGGCATCGAGCTCTATCAGATCACAGAGAACGGCCTCGCCCTCCAGGCCACCATCCAGGGCACCAAGTACTGGCGCGACGACGACTTGAGCTAGATCCGCCTCAGCGCGCCGCCTTCGGGCGACGCACGGCGCAAGTCAGCGACACCCGACGGCAGATGATGCCTTTTGCCGGCGAGGCGCCGTGAAGCCTGGCTGAAGCCGGAGGCTAAGCGGTCTCGCTGCTTGGACCGAAAGCCGAGTGCACGCGTCCCGCGCTCGTCTGGAAGCGGTTTCGCTTGCCTTCACTCGGCCTTGGCGTGCAATAACGCCCCATGAAAAACGTGACCCTCTACGGCGCCACCTACAGCGTCTTCACCCGTATTGCCCGGCTGGTGTTGGAGGAGGCGGGGGTGGGCTACCGGCTGATCGAGATCGACATCTTCGATCGGGAGGCGCTGCCGGCCGGCTACCTGCAACGGCATCCCTTCGGCAAGATCCCGGCCTTCGCGCACGACGGATTCCGGCTCTTCGAGACCGACGCCATCGCCCGCTACGCCATCGAGACCGCCGGCGCCGAGGGCCTGGTGCCGGAGACCACGGCCGCGCGGGCGCGCATGACCCAGATCCAGCGGATCGTCGACAACTACGCCTATCCGGTCCTGGTCTGGGGCGTCTACGTCGGCGAGACGCGCGGCAAAGGCCCGCTGCCGCCGGAGACCGTCGAGCAGGCACACAAGGTCCTCGCGGTCCTGGAGGAGCTCTGGGAAGGGCCTTTTCTTCTGGGTGAGCGGCTCACGCTGGCCGACCTCTGGCTGGCGCCGGTCCTGGCCTTGTTCCGCTGCGCGCCGACCGGACAGGCGCTGCTCTCGGAGTTCCCGGAGCTGGAGAGCTGGCTGCAGCGCCTCCAGGCGCGATCCTCGATGCAGGCGACCCGCTTCCCGGTCGAGCTGGCGCCGGCAGGTGGGGCTTCAGGCTAGCCGCCCTTACCTTCGTGCCCATGCTGATCGAGACCGCCCGGCTCCGGCTTCGGCCCTTCATCCCGAACGATCTTCCCGAGCTCGCCCGGCTTCTGGCCGATCCGGATTTCATGGCCTGGTCGGTCGCCGGGCCACTCGGAGAGGCCGAGGCGCGCCGAAAGCTCGAGGCGGAGATCGCCTGCTTCGCCGTCCATGGCTTCTCGAAACTGGCGCTGTCGCTGCAGGACGATCCCCGGCTGATCGGCTATTGCGGTCTCGGCCGGGAGACGATCGAGGGCGCGCCGGTGCCGGAGCTCGGCTTTCGCCTGAGCCCGCCTTACCGAGGCGAGGGCTTGGCCACGGAAGCGGCCGAGGCCGCGATCGCGGATGCCTTCGGCCGGCTCGCGCTGCCCGAGATCTACGCCTTTGCGGCGCCGGGCAACGCGCCGTCGCGCCGGGTCATCGCCAAGCTGGGCATGACCTACCTGCGCGACGTCCGGCTCTACGGCCGCGATTGGCGGCTCTACCGCCTTTCGCGGCCGAGATGAGCCGCCTCAGTATTTGAAGGCCGGCTTGACGGCCTGGTTGCTCGCCAGCGGCGTATCCAGGCTGCTCGGATTGGCCCCGGCACCTTCGGCGAACTGGTTCTGCACCTTCATGCCGGTGGTCCAGATCCCGACCAGTTCCTGCGCGCAGTGCGTGCGGCTGATCATGCCGGCCTGGACGTAGGGGTCGAAGGTTTCCTGGGCCAGCGAGCGCGCGGCGACCTCGCCGGTCCGCCCGCCGTGCATGCGGCCCTGGATGAGCATCTCCTGCCGCACCATGTTGCAGGGGTCCAGGGAGCCGTAGCGGCCGATGAAAACCGCCGTGAACATGAGCACACCCAGGACGAGGACTGATACCAGGCTTTTCATCCAATGTTCCTTTCGGGCGGTTCGGGCCTTTTTGGGCCCGTCCTTCGGGCGCCGCTGTTCTTGCGGCGTTCGAAGACGTGGACGGTCCGCGGTGCTGATCCACGGGTCCGTGTCGCGGTTTCTCGTCATGTCGTGAGGCATCACTTGTCTTGTTTGCGGCGGTCAGCCGCGTGTCCTGGTCGCGCCCCCGCGCCGACCCTCCCGAGTACTTCTGCCGAGAGGCAAAGTACCGCCTTTACGCTAAGCTAATTCACCGCCACGGCGCATGAGCATTTTTGGGCATTTTCGGGTTATACTTTGGCGTCTTCTTGCAGCGTCAGGGTGACACGGACGATGCTGGGCTCCTCCGCATCGTTGCGCCGGGTGAAGCCGAGGATGTCGCAAAGCTTCAGCATGGTGCGGTTGTCGCGCAGAACGTCGCCGAAAAGCTCTTTGATTCCACGGTTTCGCGCGTAGTTGATGATTCGGCGCATCAACAGCATGCCCAGGCCCTGGCCGGTCATTTCGCCGCCGATGATGATGGCGTACTCCGCGCGTTCGTTGTCGGGATCGGCGCTCATGCGCACGACGCCGTAGACCTCGGTCTGGCCGGGGATGCCGGGATCGGTCAGGACCAGGGCCATCTCGCGGTCGTAGTCGATCTGCGTCGCACGCGCCAGGGCCTCGTGCGATATGGTCCGCATCGGGACGAAGAAGCGCAGCCGAATCTCCTCCGGCGTCAGCTTTGCGAAGGCGCGCTGGAAGGCGGGTTCGTCCTCCGGCACCACAGGGCGCAAGAGGAGCCGGCGCTCGTCGGCGAGCGGGATCTCCTCCTCCAACTCGGAGGGGTAGGGCCGGATCGCCAGCCGGCTCTTGGCCGCCGAATCCGATGCTTCGACTCGGACCCTGGCATCCAGGGCCATCACGCCGTATTCGTCGGCCAGAAGCGGATTGATGTCGAGCTCCGCGACGCTCTCCAGGTCGACGACCAGCTGCGACAGCTTGACCAGGGTGAAGGCGACGGCGTCCAGGTTCGTCGGCGGTAGGCCCCGGTAGCCCTGCAGAAGGCGGTAGATCCGGGTCCGCGCCATGACGTCGCGGGCCAGCTTCATGTTGAGCGGCGGCAGGGCCAGCGCCTTGTCGTCGATCACCTCGACCCCGGTGCCGCCTTCGCCGAACAGCAGCACGGGGCCGAACTGGCGGTCGCTGAGCACCCCCATGATCAGCTCGTAGGCGCCGGGCCGCCGGATCATGGGTTGCACGGTGAAGCCGTCGATGCGCGCTTCCGGCCGCTTCTCCGCGACCCGGGCGGCCATGGCCGCCGCCGCCTCGGCGACGCTGCCGGGGCCGCGCAGGTCGAGCGCCACGCCGCCGACGTCGGTCTTGTGGGTGATGTCCCGCGACAGGATCTTGAGTGCCACCGAGCCGCCCAGCTCGGCAGCCACCGCCGCCGCCGACTCGGGCGTCTCCGCCACCCGCGTGGGGCTGACCGGGATGTCGTAGGCGGCCAGTACCTGCTTGGCCTCGGGCTCGGTCAGCCAGTCACGTCCGTCGGCCAGCGCCGCCCCGATCACCGCCTGCGCGGCCTCCCGGTCCGGTGTGAAGCCCTCGGGTATGGAAGGCGGCGTCTGCATGAGCTCCGTCTGGTTGAGCCGGTAGGTCACCAACTCGGTGAAGGCGCCGACCGCCTTCTGCGGCGTCTCGTAGGTCGGGACCGAATGCTCGGCGAAGAGCCGCCGGGATTCGAGCGCGGCGTCTTCGCCGACCCAACTGGTCAGGATCGGCAGCTTCTTCGTGCTCTTGATGGACTCGACCACGGCCTGAGCCGCCTCGGTCGAAGAGGCGACGGCCGTCGGACAGTTGAGGACCAGCAGGCCGTCGATGCCGTTCTCCTTTCGGCTCGCGGCCTGGACGAGGATCTCCAGCGCCTTGGCGTAGCGCAGGCCGTCCGCATCGCCGATGATGTCGACCGGGTTGCCGCGCGACCAGGTCGGCGGCAGCACGGCCTCGAGTTCAGCCAGGACTTCCGGGCTCAGTTCGGCGAGGCGGCCGCCGTAATCGATCAGCGCGTCGGTGGCCATGACTCCGAAGCCGCCCCCGTTGGTCAGGATCGCCAGGCGGTTGTCCTTGGGCAGGCGGGCCTTGCCCACGGTCTCCACCGCATCGAAAAGCTCGTCCAGGTTCATGACCCTGAGCATGCCGGCGCGCCGGAAGGCGGCGTCGTAGACCTCGTCGGCGCCGGCTAGGGCCCCGGTATGGGAGGCCGCGGCCTTGGCGCCTTCGGCATGGCGGCCCGCCTTGACCACGATCACGGCCTTGCTGCGCGCCGCGGCGCGCGCGGCCGAGAGGAACTTCCGCGCGTCGCTGATCGCCTCGATGTAGAGCAGTATCGAGCGGGTCTGGATGTCGTTGGCGAGGTAGTCGAGCATGTCCCCGAAATCGACGTCGGACATATCGCCCAGGGACACCACGTAGGAAAAGCCGATGCCGCGGCTGCTCGCCCAGTCGACCACCGAGGAGACCACCGCACCTGACTGGGCGACGAAGGCGAGCCGCCCGGTCTCGGGCTCGCGCGCCGCGAAGCTGGCGTTGAGCCCCTGGCTCGGCACCATGATGCCCAGGCAGTTCGGACCGGCGATCCGCAGCAGGTGGGGGCGAGCCGCATCGAGCATCTCCTGGCGCAGGCTCGCGCCCTCGGCCCCGGCGCGCCGGCCCAAGCCGGCCGAGATGACCACTGCCGCCTTGGTGCCGCGCGCACCGAGCTCGTCGATCAGGCCCGGGATCGTCGCCGGCGGCGTGGCGATAACCGCGAGGTCCGGTCCTTCGGGAAGATCGGCGACACTCCGAAAGGCCGGAATCCCCTCGACCTCTTCGTGCGTCGGGTGGACCGGGTGGACCTTCAGGCCGCCCTCGCGGTTCAGGAGATTGCGGGCCAGGACCGCGCCGACGGAGCCCTGGCGCTTGCTGGCGCCGATCAGGGCGATCGACTTCGGCTTGAAGAGGAAATCGAGGTTTCGGATCGTCATGACGGCGCGGCTCCGGATCCATTTCATACTGCCGCAGGATAGCGGCGTGCGGGCTGCGCAAGATCAAGGCGCGTTTCGCAGATGCAGCATAATTGCCTTGTTTCGAGGTCGGCAATGAAGCTTTCATTGCCGGGGCGCGGAGGATCGGGAGACCACCATGGCCTGGGATCGGATCTCCAAGTCGGAGGGCGGACAGCGAGCGTCGGACGCGGCGTCTTACGAGGCCGCGTGCCGCAGCTTTACCTGGGCGGAGGCGCGCGCGGCCCTGGACGGCCTGCCCGAGGGCCGCGGCCTGAACATCGCCCACGAAGCGGTCGACCGCCACGCTGTGGGGCCGCAGGGCGCGCGAGTCGCCCTGCGCTGGCTCGGCAAGGACGGCGCCCGGCGGGAGCTCAGCTATGCCGAGCTCGCCGCGCTCTCGAACCGCTTCGCCAATGCCCTGCGCGCGCTCGGCGTCGGCGAGGGCGACACCGTCTTCAGCCTGCTGGGGCGAGTGCCGGCGCTCTACGTCTCGGTCTTGGGCGCCCTGAAGAACGGCAGCGTCTTCTGCCCCCTGTTCTCCGCCTTCGGGCCGGAGCCGATCCAGTCCCGCATGGAGATCGGTTCGGCCAAGGTGTTGGTAACGACGCCGCAGCTCTACGCGCGCAAGGTCCGGCAACTGCGCGCCGCGCTGCCCCACCTCGAGCGGGTGCTGCTGGTCGGCGGCGACGCTCCGGAGGCCGGTTGCCGAAGCTTCGAGCGGCTCGTCGAGACGGCCCCGGAGGATTTCACGATCCCCCCGACCGACCCGGAGGACCTGGCGCTGCTGCATTTCACCAGCGGCACCACGGGCCGGCCGAAGGGCGCCCTCCACGTCCACGAGGCCGTGGTCGTCCATTCCGCCTCGGCCCGCTTCGCCCTGGATCTCGGGCCGGGCGACGTCTACTGGTGCACGGCCGACCCGGGCTGGGTGACCGGCATGTCCTACGGCATCATCGCGCCCCTGGTGGTCGGCGCGACCCTGGTCGTCGACGAGGCCGAGTTCGACCCGGAGCGCTGGTACCGCGTCCTCCAGGACGAGGCTGTCCGGGTCTGGTACACGGCGCCGACCGCGATCCGCATGCTGATGAAGCACGGGCCCGACCTGGCCCGGCGCTTCGACCTCTCGGCGCTGCGCTTCGCGGCCAGCGTCGGCGAGCCGCTCAATCCCGAAGCCGTAATCTGGGGGCAGGAGGTCCTGGGCCGGCCGTTTCACGACACCTGGTGGCAGACCGAGACCGGCGGGATCATGCTTGCCAACTTCGCGGCGACGGACATCAAGCCGGGGTCCATGGGCCTGCCGCTGCCGGGGATCGAGGCCGCCATCGTTCGCCGCCGGGAGGATGGCGGCGTCGAGGTGATCGAGGAGCCGGAGCGGGACGGGGAGCTCGCGCTGAAGTGCGCCTGGCCCTCGATGTTTCGCGGCTATCTGAACGAGGCGGCGCGCTACCGCAAGTGCTTCGCCGCCGACTGGTACCTGAGCGGCGATCTGGCCCGGCGCGATCCCGAGGGCTACTACTGGTTCCTCGGACGGGCCGACGACATGATCAAGTCGGCGGGCCACCTGATCGGCCCCTTCGAGGTGGAGAGCGCGCTCATGGAGCACCCGGCCGTCGCCGAGGCCGGAGCGATCGGCAAGCCGGATCCGGTCGCCATGGAGACGGTAAAGGCCTTCGTCGCCTTGAAGCCGGGCGTCGAGCCGAGCGATGCCTTGCGCCGGGAGATCCTGGGCCTGGCGCGCGAACGCCTCGGCCCGGCTGTCGCGCCGCGCCAGATCGACTTCCTGGACGACTTGCCGAAGACCCGCAGCGGGAAGATCATGCGCCGCCTGCTGAAGGCGCGGGAGCTGGGACTGGCGGAAGGCGACACCTCGACGCTCGAAGCCGGGAGTTGAGGCGCAATATGTCGTTCTCCGGACAACGTTCTGAATTTCTTGGAGGAAGAGCATGAACGAGGCTGAGATCAAGGCGATGGTTCAAGACGTTCTGACCCAGGTTGCACCCAACATCGACACCGCCAGCCTGGACCCGGAGACGGCCTTCCGTGATCAGGTTGAGTTCGACTCCCTCGACTTCCTGAACTTCGTCATCGCCTTGGGCGAGCGAAGCGGAAGCGAGATCCCTGAGATCGATTATCCCAAACTGGCCAGCTTGCAGGGCTGCATCGGCTACTTCACCGCGCGATCGAAGGCCGTCGTCGACTAACACCAAGGAGCGCTGCCAGCACTGCTACCGCAAAGCAGTCAGGATCGGGGCTTGAAAGCCTGCTATAGTGGGACGGGCTGGGGTCGAGACCCGGGCCGTGCAGGCCCGAAAAGGGGACGTCGGCGACGGAGATCAGGCTCTTTGATCCGGACTCCATCTTGTCGGTTTCGGGCCGTCGCTTGCGCCGAGCCAATCCCCGGCCCGCCCTGCAATGTTAGGATTCACCGTCTTCGAGGTACCACGATGACCAGCGAGGAGGTCGAGGATCAGGCCGCGGAAACCGTACGCTCGCTCCCTGAGACGGCCAGAATGGTCCTCCTGCAGCCCGTGGCCTTCTTTCGGACCATGCCCAAGTCCGGCGGTTTCCTCTCGCCGCTGATCTACCTCCTGGTGATGACCGCGATTGCCTCGGTGATCTCGGTGGTTGCCGCCACGATCTCTGCGGCCGAGGTCGCTGGGGCGGCCCTTTTCGGGATCCTCCTCGCGCTCATACTGCTGGTGATCGGCGCCTTCATAGCGTCGGCTATTCTCTGCGTGATCTGGATGATGCTGGGCTCGAAGGAGAAGTTCGAGACCGCCTTCAGGGTCGTTTGCTACACCTCGACGATCCTGCCGATCGCGGCGCTTCTCGACATCATCCCCTACTTCGGTACCGCGGTCTGGGTGGTCTGGGGCACCTGGCTGATTATCCTCGCCAGCGTTCATGCCCACGAGCTGGCGCGAAAGCAGGCCGGCACCGTGTTCGGGATCATAGGCGCGGTCTTTCTCCTCGGGGCCTTCGGCTTCCAGTATGCCGGCCAGCAGTCGATGAAACGGCTGGAGGAGATCCAGGGCCAGTTCGAGGGCCTGGACGCGGACAACCCCGAGGACGCCGCCAAGATTCTCGAGATGATGAAGGATTTGCAGCGGCAGTAGGCCGCCGTAGTCCCCGTTTTCAGCGACGCCAGCTCGGATCGACGCGGTCGAGCATGCGCAGGTAGGCCGGCCATTCCGGCAGGCGGACTTCGGCGCCGGCCTGGGCTGCGCCGTCCTCGAACTGGCTGCGGGTGCGCGCCATCACCGCGCGGCTCGGCAGCTTGAGGGTGCCGCCCGAGGCCATGACCTTGAGCTGGATCGCGGCGTTGTCCTCGAAGTGGTAGAGACGGCTGAAGGCCCAGGCGACCGAGGGCCCGGTGGTGATCAGGCCGTGGTTGTAGAGCAGCAGGGTGTGATTGTCCGGCCCGAAGTCGGCGACCAGGCGCGCGCGCTCGTCGAGGTCGAGAGCGATCCCTTCGTACTCGTGGGTGCCGATACGCTCGTGGAACATGAACCCGGTCTGGGTCATGGGGACGAAGCCTTCCTCCAGGCAGGAGACCGCGACCGCGTTCTGGGAGTGGGTGTGCAGCACGCAGGAAATGTCCGGCCGCGCCCCGTGGATCGCCGAGTGGATGACGTAGCCGGCCCGGTTCACCGGGTAGGGGCTGTCGTCCAGCTTGTTGCCCTCGAGGTCGATCTTGACCAGGTTGGAGGCGGTGATCTCGTCGTAGGTCAGGCCGAAGGGGTTGATCAGGATCGCTTCCTCGCTGCCCGGGACCCGCGCGGTAATGTGGTTGTAGACCTGCGAAGTCCAGCCATGAAGATGCACCAGCCGGTAGCAGGCCGCCAGGTCCAGCCGGACCTGCCACTCCTGGGCGCTGAAGCCGCGAGGCGCGTCAATTGAGTGAGGGTTCTCTTTTGCTGCCATACCCATGTCAATTTCCCTCGGCTGCGAACGCCAAACTAAACATAGCATTGGTTTGCGGTAGAGCAGAACCGCCCATGTTGCTAGGGCAGTCTCATTCACTTCCGCAAAAGGGGTGGCTTGCGTAGCGCCGCCCCCCTCCGTGTCTGCCTGTGTTTGCGAAATTCCGCATTTCTCGCGGTATGGGCAAACAATCTCATTGACAGAAGGTTAGGCGGGCATTAATCAGAATGTGGTGGCAGCAGCGAATGGAATCTGGGCAATGAATGTTGAGTCTTTGTCGAGCGCAGAAAATGCCGAAGCTCCGGATGCGGGTCCGGAACGCCAGCGATCAACGATCGGATTTCCTTACATTGGTCTCAGCGAAGCAATTGGGGTCGCTCAGGCTTTGCATGCACATGTCGGGTCCGGCGCGTGTGATGACAATCAGCTTGCGTCATGGCTGAACCTTAGTGCGAAGAGTAGTGGTTTTCGCGTTCGAATTTCGGCGGCACGCATGTTTGGTGTCATAGATTCGGTGTCGCCTGGAAAGTACCAGCTATCATCTCTGGGTATGGCCATCGTGGATCGCGACCGTGCCGAGCGTGCCAAAGTGGAAGCCTTCCTAAGGGTTCCATTATTTGATGCAGTTTATGAGAAGTGGGGTGGGAGGCAGCTCCCACCACGGACTGGTTTTGAGCGCGAGCTAGTTGGCCTGGGGGTCGCAGAGAAGCAGAGCGACCGAGCACGACAGGTCTTAGAACGATCAGCACAGTCTGCAGGTTTCTTTCACGCAGGTAGAGACCGGCTCGTCAAACCAGGAATTAAGCCTGAAGAGGAGCGTCATTCGGATCAAGGTGGTGGTACCGCGAAAGTAGACGACAACCTACCGGAGCACCTTGATCCAGTGATTAAGGGACTTATCGACAAACTACCAAGGCCTGGGTCTATTTGGCCTGAGAAGGAAAGGGCTCTTTGGTTACAAATTCTCGAGAATAGCTTCAAGCTTGTCTACGATGAGGAGGCCGAACCGAAAGGCCATTCTATTAGGGAAGCTGGGACCGCCAATTCAGATGACGAGGGCTGGTCGTGACAGAGGAAGAGTACTATTCGGTAGTGGCAAAGCTAGGTCTCCGTCCGACCCAAGTGCCGACAGTATATGTGACTGGCCAGGGAGATCTCTATAACGTACCTATTGCAGCTCGATACACTGCCGAACAGCGCGCCGAAATCATCGAGCGACTTAAGATGAGGATGGGAATAACTTGGGGGGGCGCCTGGGATGCGGACTAGGCGCCCTATCGCCAAGTCAGCCTAGTTAGTGTTTAGAGCAGCCCGTGCAATCTCTGCAGGAAATGCAACCCAAGGCCGTAGGCCATCTTCTTCGGATTCGACCTTCGATACGACAACGCCAATACCAGAAGCACGATACAGATCGGCAATTGCCAAAGGAATGGCATCTTCGAGCGCGTCCATCGTAGGCTCAGCGACCAACAGGCCTGGCAAATCGGGGCTTGTTGCGTAGAAAAGGCCCGTTTCGCCTTCCTCTGTTCTCACTCGAACGATCTTTGCCTTGCTCGTGGGTCGATGCATGGTTCCCTTCCTATGACACCACTCAGCATACAGTGTGTGAGTGAGTGACTAAACTATCCATTAATCTGACGTGTGATGCATGCCAAATCAAGACACTGGGTTGCAATGCAGCATTGTGACTAGGGTCTATTGACTGCGGCGCTCTGAATTTCAATTCCGCCATACCATGTATAGGCGCGTCAGATTCAGCTGCTCCGCTGCGGAAAGATTTCCGGTGGGATGCGGGTCTCGGCCTTGATCCGGCGCAGGACGAAGTGCGAGCGCACGTGGTCGACGTAGGGCAGGTCCAACAGGAAATCCTGCAGGAAGCGGTCGTAGGCCCGGACGCTGGGCGCTAGGACCCGCAGCATGTAGTCCTCGTCCCCGGTGGTGGCATAGCAGTCCAGGACCTCGGGGCGGCTCATGACGGCGGCCACGAAGTCCTCGGTGTTGGCCTTGAGGTGGCGGCCCAGGCGCACGTTGGCGAAGACGCAGTCGGTCAGGCCGACCCGCTCCGGGTCGACCTTGGCGACATAGCCCTGGATCACGCCGCTCTCCTCCAGCGCCCGGACCCGGCGCCAGCAGGCCGAGGGCGAGAGGTTGACCCGCTCGGCGAGCTCCTGGTTGGACAGCCGGCAGTCCTTCTGGAGCTCGTCCAGGATGCGCAACTCCTGGGGACCGATCTCGGGAGAATCGACACGATTCTTCATTGAAGCTCTGTTCAGTGGTGAGACTTACCATTTTCTAGCAGATTCTCGCCTAGAAAGGAATATCTGACCAAAGCGCTTGGGTTAGAATTCGAGCTTGTGCAGTCCTCGTGCGGCAAGCGTGATGCTTAACGCCTCTTCAAGCTGTCATCGCCGGACTTGATCCGGCGATCCATGGTCGGGTGGCGCGGTGGATGCCCGGATCAAGTCCGGGCATGACAGCGGGGCAGAAGCGGAAATGCGCCGACGCATCTGGACGAAAGCCAACGGAGAGTCCCGATGCGTCCAGCCCCGATCGCCGTGCCCGACCCGACACCGGAGATCGACTGGGACTATCGACTGAACAGCCGCTACGAAGCCGAGCGCCGCCGGGTCTTCCTGACCGGCACCCAGGCGCTGGTGCGCCTCCTTCTCGAACAACGTCGCCTGGACCGCGCCGCCGGCGTGAAGAGCGCCGGCTTCGTCAGCGGCTACCGCGGCTCGCCGCTGGCCGGGCTCGACCTCTCCCTGTGGCAGGCCGAGGATCTCCTCAAAGAAGAGGACATCCGCTTCCAGCCGGCGGTCAACGAAGACCTCGCGGCCACCGCGATCCTCGGCACCCAGCAGGTGGAAAGCGATCCACGGCGCCAGGTCGAGGGCGTCTTTGCGCTTTGGTACGGCAAGGGCCCCGGGGTCGATCGTTCCGGCGACGCCCTGAAGCATGGCAACGCCCTGGGCTCCTCGCCCCGCGGCGGCGTGCTGGTCGTGGCCGGCGACGACCACGGTTGCATCTCCTCCTCCATGCCACACCAGTCGGAGCAGGCCTTCCAGGCCTGGTCGATGCCGGTGCTCAACCCGGCCTCGGTCGCAGACTACGTGAGCTTCGGGCTCTACGGCTTTGCCTTATCGCGCTTTTCCGGTACCTGGGTCGGCTTCAAGGCGATCTCTGAAACGGTCGAGAGCGGGGCCGCGGTGGTCCTGCCCGAGCCGCCGGCCTTCGTCACCCCGCGGGACTACGCACCCCAGGGCGACGGCCTGCACTACCGCTGGCCCGATCTGCCGAGCCTCAGGATCGAGCAACGGCTCTTCGACAAGCTAGCGGCAGTGCAGGCCTTCGCGCGGGCCAATCCCATCGATCGGCGGGTCTTCGGGGCCCGACATCCGCGCCTGGGCATCGTCACCACCGGCAAGGCGCACCTCGACCTCATGGCGGCCCTGCGGGACCTGGGCATCGACCGGCCGGTGGCCGAGGACCTGGGGATCTCGGTCTACAAGGTTGGGCTGTCCTATCCCCTGGCGCGCGATGGCATCCTCGAGTTCGTCCGCGGGCTCGACGAGGTGCTGGTGGTCGAGGAAAAGCGGAGCTTCGTCGAGAGCCAGCTCAAGGAGCTGCTCTACAACCTGCCCGCCGAGCGGCGGCCGCGCCTGCTGGGCAAGCGCGACTTCCGGGGCGCGCCGCTGATCCCGGAACTGGGCGAGCTTTCGCCGGCCCTGCTGGCGCCCGTCGTGCGGCGCTGGGTCCTCGAACACGACCCGAACTGGGATCGCCTGCTGCCGGGCCTCCCCGAACCCGACGCCGAGGCGGCGCCGGCCTTCGATGTCGCCAAGCGCCTGCCGTACTTCTGCGCCGGCTGCCCGCACAACACCTCGACCGTGGTGCCCGAGGGCAGCCAGGCCTTCAGCGGCATCGGCTGCCACTTCATGGCCAACTGGATGGGCCGCGAGACCGAGGGCCTGGTCCAGATGGGCGGCGAGGGGGTCAACTGGATCGGGCGCGCGCCCT
Coding sequences within it:
- a CDS encoding Lrp/AsnC family transcriptional regulator, with the protein product MKNRVDSPEIGPQELRILDELQKDCRLSNQELAERVNLSPSACWRRVRALEESGVIQGYVAKVDPERVGLTDCVFANVRLGRHLKANTEDFVAAVMSRPEVLDCYATTGDEDYMLRVLAPSVRAYDRFLQDFLLDLPYVDHVRSHFVLRRIKAETRIPPEIFPQRSS
- a CDS encoding YIP1 family protein, giving the protein MTSEEVEDQAAETVRSLPETARMVLLQPVAFFRTMPKSGGFLSPLIYLLVMTAIASVISVVAATISAAEVAGAALFGILLALILLVIGAFIASAILCVIWMMLGSKEKFETAFRVVCYTSTILPIAALLDIIPYFGTAVWVVWGTWLIILASVHAHELARKQAGTVFGIIGAVFLLGAFGFQYAGQQSMKRLEEIQGQFEGLDADNPEDAAKILEMMKDLQRQ
- a CDS encoding class II aldolase/adducin family protein, which gives rise to MAAKENPHSIDAPRGFSAQEWQVRLDLAACYRLVHLHGWTSQVYNHITARVPGSEEAILINPFGLTYDEITASNLVKIDLEGNKLDDSPYPVNRAGYVIHSAIHGARPDISCVLHTHSQNAVAVSCLEEGFVPMTQTGFMFHERIGTHEYEGIALDLDERARLVADFGPDNHTLLLYNHGLITTGPSVAWAFSRLYHFEDNAAIQLKVMASGGTLKLPSRAVMARTRSQFEDGAAQAGAEVRLPEWPAYLRMLDRVDPSWRR
- a CDS encoding bifunctional acetate--CoA ligase family protein/GNAT family N-acetyltransferase; the encoded protein is MTIRNLDFLFKPKSIALIGASKRQGSVGAVLARNLLNREGGLKVHPVHPTHEEVEGIPAFRSVADLPEGPDLAVIATPPATIPGLIDELGARGTKAAVVISAGLGRRAGAEGASLRQEMLDAARPHLLRIAGPNCLGIMVPSQGLNASFAAREPETGRLAFVAQSGAVVSSVVDWASSRGIGFSYVVSLGDMSDVDFGDMLDYLANDIQTRSILLYIEAISDARKFLSAARAAARSKAVIVVKAGRHAEGAKAAASHTGALAGADEVYDAAFRRAGMLRVMNLDELFDAVETVGKARLPKDNRLAILTNGGGFGVMATDALIDYGGRLAELSPEVLAELEAVLPPTWSRGNPVDIIGDADGLRYAKALEILVQAASRKENGIDGLLVLNCPTAVASSTEAAQAVVESIKSTKKLPILTSWVGEDAALESRRLFAEHSVPTYETPQKAVGAFTELVTYRLNQTELMQTPPSIPEGFTPDREAAQAVIGAALADGRDWLTEPEAKQVLAAYDIPVSPTRVAETPESAAAVAAELGGSVALKILSRDITHKTDVGGVALDLRGPGSVAEAAAAMAARVAEKRPEARIDGFTVQPMIRRPGAYELIMGVLSDRQFGPVLLFGEGGTGVEVIDDKALALPPLNMKLARDVMARTRIYRLLQGYRGLPPTNLDAVAFTLVKLSQLVVDLESVAELDINPLLADEYGVMALDARVRVEASDSAAKSRLAIRPYPSELEEEIPLADERRLLLRPVVPEDEPAFQRAFAKLTPEEIRLRFFVPMRTISHEALARATQIDYDREMALVLTDPGIPGQTEVYGVVRMSADPDNERAEYAIIIGGEMTGQGLGMLLMRRIINYARNRGIKELFGDVLRDNRTMLKLCDILGFTRRNDAEEPSIVRVTLTLQEDAKV
- the acsA gene encoding acetate--CoA ligase, which produces MAWDRISKSEGGQRASDAASYEAACRSFTWAEARAALDGLPEGRGLNIAHEAVDRHAVGPQGARVALRWLGKDGARRELSYAELAALSNRFANALRALGVGEGDTVFSLLGRVPALYVSVLGALKNGSVFCPLFSAFGPEPIQSRMEIGSAKVLVTTPQLYARKVRQLRAALPHLERVLLVGGDAPEAGCRSFERLVETAPEDFTIPPTDPEDLALLHFTSGTTGRPKGALHVHEAVVVHSASARFALDLGPGDVYWCTADPGWVTGMSYGIIAPLVVGATLVVDEAEFDPERWYRVLQDEAVRVWYTAPTAIRMLMKHGPDLARRFDLSALRFAASVGEPLNPEAVIWGQEVLGRPFHDTWWQTETGGIMLANFAATDIKPGSMGLPLPGIEAAIVRRREDGGVEVIEEPERDGELALKCAWPSMFRGYLNEAARYRKCFAADWYLSGDLARRDPEGYYWFLGRADDMIKSAGHLIGPFEVESALMEHPAVAEAGAIGKPDPVAMETVKAFVALKPGVEPSDALRREILGLARERLGPAVAPRQIDFLDDLPKTRSGKIMRRLLKARELGLAEGDTSTLEAGS
- a CDS encoding glutathione S-transferase family protein → MKNVTLYGATYSVFTRIARLVLEEAGVGYRLIEIDIFDREALPAGYLQRHPFGKIPAFAHDGFRLFETDAIARYAIETAGAEGLVPETTAARARMTQIQRIVDNYAYPVLVWGVYVGETRGKGPLPPETVEQAHKVLAVLEELWEGPFLLGERLTLADLWLAPVLALFRCAPTGQALLSEFPELESWLQRLQARSSMQATRFPVELAPAGGASG
- a CDS encoding GNAT family N-acetyltransferase, which encodes MLIETARLRLRPFIPNDLPELARLLADPDFMAWSVAGPLGEAEARRKLEAEIACFAVHGFSKLALSLQDDPRLIGYCGLGRETIEGAPVPELGFRLSPPYRGEGLATEAAEAAIADAFGRLALPEIYAFAAPGNAPSRRVIAKLGMTYLRDVRLYGRDWRLYRLSRPR
- a CDS encoding phosphopantetheine-binding protein encodes the protein MNEAEIKAMVQDVLTQVAPNIDTASLDPETAFRDQVEFDSLDFLNFVIALGERSGSEIPEIDYPKLASLQGCIGYFTARSKAVVD